A region of the Pelomicrobium methylotrophicum genome:
CTCTGCCTCGATCCCCACGGCTTCCATCGGGTCGCGTACACCGAATGGGGCGACCGGTCCAATCCCCACGTCGTGGTGTGCGTCCATGGGCTCACCCGCAACCGCCGGGATTTCGACTTCCTCGCCATGGCGCTGGCCGAGCACTGCCGCGTCGTGTGCATGGACGTCGTGGGCCGCGGCGACAGCGACTGGCTCGAGCACAAAGAGGACTACGGCTTTCCGCTCTATCTTTCGGACGCCGCCGCCCTCATCGCCCATCTCACCGCCCCCGTGCCCGAGGACTGGTGGACGCTTCCGCGGCGGCTCTTCTCGCGCAGCAACGCGACGCGCTTGGACTGGATCGGCACCTCCATGGGTGGGCTGATCGGCATGATGCTGGCGGCAAGAGCCCGGACTCCCATTCGCCGCCTGGTGCTGAACGACGTGGGCCCGCTGGTGCCATGGGCGGGATTGGCAAGGCTCAAGGGGATCCACGCCGGCCTTTACACGAAATTCCGTGATCTCGAGGAGGTCGAAGCTCACTTGCGCGCCGTCTGCGCCACCTTCGGGCCGCTCGACGACGCCAAGTGGCGGCATGTGGCCCGCCATAGCGCCCGGCGGCTGGAGGACGGCAGCTACGTGCTTGCCTGCGACCCCGGGATCGTCGGCTCCCTGCGCAGCAGCGCCACCGACGGAATCGAGTTCGGCACCGACTTTCTCATGGGCGTGGATCTCTGGCCCGTGTGGGAGGCGGTGCGCTGCCCCGTGCTGGTGCTTCGTGGCGCCGAGTCGGACCTGCTCCTCGCGAGCACGGCGCAGGAGATGACGCGGCGGGGGCCCCAAGCCCGGGTGGTGGAGTTCCCCGGCATCGGCCACGCGCCTTGGCTCATGACCGACGAGCAAATCGGCGTCGTGCGCGAATTTCTGCTGGACAAGGATTGATCAGAACGCCCCGGAGCCGCAACGCCGACCGCCCGCCGGGGTCCCGTTAGGGCTAGTCGGTGGAGATGATCCAGGCCCGCTGCGCGGCCGAAGGATGTTCCACGCGATGCAGCCGCGCCGAGCTTCTCAGGCGCTCCTCCGCCTCCTCCCAGGAAGGCGGTTCCGTGGATGCCTGGGTCCACTCAGCGGTGGCGATTTCGTCGCACCAGTATCGGAACTTGCGCAAGTCGATCAGCGGCCCGCCCACCCCGCGATGGGCCTGCTGGGCGGAGGCGTCCTCCCAGACGGACATGAACCAGAAGGTGAGCCCCTGGGTTTTGCGGGTCTGCGTCATGAGCCATCCCGGAGCGTGCTGCAAGAAGCGCAAAGCTCGCCCCGCATGGAGCATGAACGGCAGAAGAAAATCGCTGGAGCGCAAGCGGATGCGGGTGAGGGCGACGAAAGCCATGGCGGTTGATCGAATGAGCGCAGACCCGCCTCAAGTATAGGGCACGAAGCCGCCAAAACCGCGAACCGCCCTTCGATCGCTGGCGTGACGATCCATGGGGCGCGGCCTTGCTTTGCCGGCCGGTTCTGTATAAATATACAGAAAAAGATCCCGCCGGAGCCAGGCAATGCCGCTGCGCGCTTTGTTCGTCGACTTCGACGCCTACTTCGCCTCGGTCGAGCAGCAGGACGATCCGAAGCTGCGTGGCCGTCCGGTGGCCGTGGTGCCGGTGATGGCGGACACCACCTGTTGCATCGCCGTGAGCTACGCGGCGAAGCGCTACGGGATCAAGACCGGCACCCAGGTGGCTGAGGCTCGGCGGCGGTGTCCGGGTCTCGTGCTCCTGCCTGCCCGCCACGAGCGCTACATCGAAGTCCACCATCAGCTCGTGCAGGCGGTCGAGTCCTGCATTCCGGTGGACGCCGTGCTCTCGATCGACGAGATGGCCTGCACGCTGACCGGCAGCTGGTGCATGCCCGAGCGCGCCCGGGAGATCGCCTGCCGGGTCAAGGCCGCGGTGCGGGAAGTGGGCGAAGCCCTCACCTGTTCTATCGGCATCGCCCCCAACCGATTCCTCGCCAAGACCGCTTCCAAGATGGACAAGCCGGACGGG
Encoded here:
- a CDS encoding alpha/beta fold hydrolase; the encoded protein is MTPRHGRLLCLDPHGFHRVAYTEWGDRSNPHVVVCVHGLTRNRRDFDFLAMALAEHCRVVCMDVVGRGDSDWLEHKEDYGFPLYLSDAAALIAHLTAPVPEDWWTLPRRLFSRSNATRLDWIGTSMGGLIGMMLAARARTPIRRLVLNDVGPLVPWAGLARLKGIHAGLYTKFRDLEEVEAHLRAVCATFGPLDDAKWRHVARHSARRLEDGSYVLACDPGIVGSLRSSATDGIEFGTDFLMGVDLWPVWEAVRCPVLVLRGAESDLLLASTAQEMTRRGPQARVVEFPGIGHAPWLMTDEQIGVVREFLLDKD